The genomic interval AGCGGTCGGCCGTGGTGGTCGGCACGACGACATCGAGGCCGTCGGCGACGCGGACGTTGGGCAGGGCGCGGACGCGGTCGCGCACGCCGGACTCCAGCAGCGGCCGGCTGGGGAACAGGACCGGCTGGCCGATGTCCGCCTGCCTGATTCGATGGCCGGACAGGAACCATCGAATGCCGCCCAGCAGGTCCCCGGTAGGTGCGCCGCTCGCGATGATCTCGGCGGTCAGGCCGGGGAACAGCCCATCCAGCACCTGCGCGCCGCGAGCCAACAGCGCGTGTATGTGGTGTCCCTGCGGTACGCCGCGGCGCTGCGCCACGCCCGTGGGCAGGCGGTCGCGTTCGATGACCGTCACCCGCTCGAAGGACTCCGCGAGGACCCGTGCGGTGAGCAGGCCCGCCATGCTCGCGCCCAGAACGACCGCGTGCCCGCCGACGATGCGACCCATGGTCCTCCCATGCCTTTCGACAGGGATAATTGTCTGCGGTGAATCGCCCGCCTTTCTTCTCCGACATTGCGCTCACGCGAATCACCAACGCGGCGGGCCGGCGCGAACACCGGCCGCGACGCTGCTGGCCGACGCGGTCCACTAGGGAGAAGGGTTTGAAGCCCTGAGCCCGACCACACACGCTCTCGCTGGTCGGGCAGGGACCGCTAGCGCTGTCGGGCAGCAATGGCGACGAAGGCCCGCCACGCCGCCGGCCGGAAGGTCAGCACGGGGCCCGCCGGGTCCTTACTGTCCCGCACGGCGACCACGTCAGGCAGGTTGTCGGCCACCTCGACACAACCGCCACCGTTGGTGCCGCTGCGGGTCGACTTCCGCCACCGGGCGTCACTGAGGCGCATGCTGGCTCTCCACTTCCTTCAGCAGGGCGAGCGACAGGTTCTCCGGCAAGGCTACGCTGCGCACACCCTCCCACCGGGTGAGGAGCGTAGCGATGCCCTCCTCATCGTCCACGACGAAATCGGTGAGCTGGTTCTCGATGTTCCCCACCCAGTTTCCGTCGGCGGACCTCGCCAGGGAGAGCTGCCCGTTGAGGCCGACGTGCAGCCCCGCGTCGGCGGGGATCAGGTGCAACTGGACGTGAGGCAGTTCGGCCATCCGCAACAGGTGCCGGAACTGCTCGGCCATGATGGCGTCCCGGACGCGCAGCGCCGACTCGTCGATGACGGCGATCAGCAGGGGTGGCTGCTCGCGGGTCAGGATCTCCTGCCGTTCGAGCCGTGACGCGACCAGCTTCTCCAACTCCGCCTCGGGCCGGGTGGGTTCGAGGCGCAGCACCGCGCGGGCGTAGTTCTCGGTCTGGAGCAGGCCGGGAATCAGGGTCGGGTGGTAGTAGCGGAGCTGCGTTGCGGTGCGCTCGGCGTCCAGCCAGCGCTTGAACCAGGTGGGCTCGCTGTCCCGCTGCGCCGCCTTGAGTAGGGACACGAACAGGCCGCCGGTCTCCAGGATCTCGTCGGCCCGGGTGGCGTACGGCATGTCGACCGGTCGGGTACCCGTCTCCACGGCGGAGACCGTCGAGGCCGAATAGTTGCTCCGCTTGCCGAACTCCTCCTGCGGCATACCGCGCAGGGCTCGCTGCCTGCGGAGCTGGTCGCGGATGAACGCGAACGCGTCCTCGTGTTCCATCGGACCTCCAGAGGGTTGTTTTAGATCGCCAGGAGCTCGCCAGTCGCCGCCGCCGGCTCACCAGTGCTGTGCCGTGACCTGCGCGATCGCCTTTCGAGCCTAGTGGCGTCCACAGCAGAGTGTCACCCAGCGGAACTGCTCGGTGACCGTCAAGCGCCCGGGTGGAACCTGCCCCCGGGAGCCGGTCCCGACCCCGCCGGGACCGGCTCCCTCCAACTCCCGAGGAGGTTCGATGAAAAGGCTGCTCCGGCATCTGACCGGACCACGTCCCCACCACCGCCGGGACTGGCGCCGGCTCTGGCGGTACTGCCGCTGCGGTTGGCGCTGGCGCTGCCCGGATTCGATCGAGGTGATCCTCGCGCCGTACCAACCACCGCCGCCGGTCAAGTTGACCGAGGTGGAGCGGGCCGAGATTCGTACCCTCTCGGCCACGCCGCCGTCCGACGCACCGGGAGCGGCCCCGCCGGCTCGGGCCCGGGCGAAAAACCGCCGGCCAGGACGGGACGCGTCCACCCGGCCACATCTGGCGAACGGCCGGGCGCCCGGGCCGGAGCACCGGGCCCGGCGTGGTGCCCGGGTGTGACCCGTGATCGGCCCGCAGGAGCGCTGGCGTAAGCACATTCCGACGCACCCGTCGTACCGGTGCCGAAGCTGCACCGACCCCTGGCCCTGCCGAAACGCCCGGCTGGCGCTGGCGACCGCCTACCGCGACGACCGGGTGGGCCTGATGGTGTACCTCGGCACACACCTCGCCCGCGCGCTGCGGAAGCTGCCTGACACGCATCCCGCGCTGCTCGCCGGGCAGATCCTCTACTGGGTGCCCCGCCGCCGCTGATCGGTGGCGGCCGGTGTCAGGCGCACCCGGGCGCACAGGCGGGGCAGCTCGACAGTCTGCGAAACGACCACCTACCGGCCGGTCCGGAAGGTACGGAAGTCGTGCACCTCGGCGATGTGGTGGTCCGGCGGTCGACCGTAGCGCTCCGGTCGACCGCCGGACCGGGCCAGCCGGGTCGGCGGGTCCTGTGGCCTGTCGCTGGGGAGGGAGCGACCGCCGTCGGCCCCGACCCGCCGCCCGCTGGCGCGGGGAGATGGTCAGTTCACGCTGCCTCCGTCCGGCCGCCGGCCCCGGGTGGAGACGAACTGGTAGGAGAGCGAGGCGAAGGCAGGATCCTTGGCAAGCTCCCGGAACCCCTCCAACTGGTTCGGGGAGAGTCCGGTGGCGAGCAGCCGGGGTTCGAGCTGGCGGGAGTTCGTCTCGTGCAGCGAGGCCCCGGTCGACCCACCCGGCCAGCTCTGCGAGTGGGTGATGGTGTCGACGTCGGTCAACCCGGCCAGCACCATCTCGGTGTGTACGTCCTGCGCCCAGGCCAGGTCCGCGCCCCGGTCCTGGAGGATGCCGAGGGTCGCCTCCATCACCTGCTGGAAGAGCTTCGCCGCGTCGTCGGTCGGGGCGGCGAGCACCCGCAGTCCGGCGGTGCAGTCGAACTCCTCGACGACCAGGGCACCGCCCGGGGCCAGCGCACCGATCAGCTCGGCGAGTACCCGCCGCCGCTCGGGCAGGTGCAGCAGGACGAGCCGGGCGTGGATCACGTCGAACGGGCCGCCCTCCGGCGCGCCGGTCCGGACGTCGTGCTGGCGTACGACGAGGTTCCCCTCCGGCTCCAGCCGGGACGGCTCGATGTCGGTCGCGATGACCAGGCCGGTGGGGCCGACGACCCGGGCCATGTGCCGGGCGATGGAGCCGCCCCCGGCGCCCAGTTCCCAGCACTTCGCGCCGGGTGTCAGTACCGGGGCGAGCCGCTCCGCCGTTATCGGATCGAGGAACGCCTCCAGCGCACGCATCTGCGCCTCGGCCTCCGGCGAGCGGTTGTCGAACGCGTAGCTGCTCTTGACAGGGGTGGCAGTCACGATCGGTACCTCCTTCGTGATGATCTGTGACGACGACCCGCCCAGGCGTCATCGCGCGTCGGCACCGGGAAAGCATGGGGGGCCGGTGCGGACACGCCAGTCAGCGCTGTGACGAACGTCGGGATCCGACGGTTGTCAGGGTGCGGATGAGGAAGAGGATGTGGTCGGGGCGGACGCGGAGTCCGCCGGGGAGTGGGCGGACGCGGGGTCCGCCGGGGAGTCGGAGTCAGGGACGAGCGCGCCCGGGCCTCCCGTTGGCCCGGAACGGACGGAGCCGGGCCCGGTCGGGGCCGTCGACTCCTGGCCGGACGGGACCGGTCCGGTCCCTGCCGGCGTGGCCGCGCCCGCCACACTGAGTACCGCCTCCACCGGGGCGGGGTCGGCGCGCACGGCGGCCGTCGAGTCCGCGAAGACCAGCCGGCCGTAGTCCAGCACCGCGATCCGGTCGGCGACCTCGATCGCGTGCTGGAGTTGTTGTTCGACGAGCAGAATGCAGAGCCCGGCTCCGGCGAGCCGGGTCACCAGCTCCCGTACCCGGGCCGCCAGATCCGGGGCGAGCCCCTCGCCCGGCTCGTCGAGGAGCAGCACCCGGGGCTGGGTGAGCAGCGCCCGGGCGATGGCGAGCATCTGCTGCTCCCCGCCGGAGAGCTGGTTGCCCCGGTGGCCCAACCGCTCGGCCAGCCGGGGCAGTAGTTCCAGCACCCCGGGCACCGTCCAGTTCGGACCGGACCGCGAGCCGGCACGGCGGCGGAGCGATGCGGCCAGGGTCAGGTGCTCGGCCACGGTCAGCCGGGGAAACACCCGCCGCCCCTGCGGCACCAGCCCGACACCGGCCCGGGCCACCCGGTGCGCCGGCCTGCCGGCAAGGTCCGCGCCGTCGACCGAGACGATTCCCCGGTACGGCCGCAGCAGGCCGGCGACCGCGTGCACCAGGGTGCTCTTGCCGGCGCCGTTGCGGCCGACCAGCGCCTGCACCGTACCGGCCGGCACCTCGATGTCGATGTCGTGCAGCACCGTACCGCCGTCGTAGCCGGCGTACAGGCCCTGCACCCGGAGCATCACCGCACCGCCTCGGCGTACGCCCGCCGCACGGCGGGAGCGGTGCGGATCTCGTCCGGCTCGCCGCTGGCGACCAGCCGACCGTCGTGCAGCACGGTGACCGTGTCGGCCAGGGCGTACACCAGGTCCAACCGGTGCTCCACCAGCAGCACCGAGACGTCCCGGGGCAGCCCCGCCAGCAGCTCCGCCAGCCGGTGGACCTCCACATTGGAGAGCCCGGCGGCCGGCTCGTCGAGCAGCAGCAGGCGTGGCCGGCCGGCCAGCGCCATCGCGATCTCCAACTGGCGCCGCTGGCCGTGCGACAGGTGCGCCGCCGTGCTCGACGCCGTGCCGGCGAGGCCGACCCGGTCGAGCAGGGCCATCGCGGGCTCGCGCAGCCGCCGCCGGAACCGGTCCCGGGTACGCACCCCCCGGAACCCGCCGGCCTGGTGCCAGCCGGCGACCACGACGTTCTCCACAGCGGTCAGCGACGGCCACACCGCCGGACGCTGGTGGATCCGGCCGATCCCGATCCTCGCCCGGCGTGCCGGGCCGAGCCGGGTGATGTCCCGGCCGTCGAAGTGGATCCGTCCACCGTCGACCCGGGTCGCCCCGCCGATCAGGTCGAGCAGGGTCGTCTTGCCGGCACCGTTCGGCCCGATCAGGGCGTGCCGTTCCCCGTCGGCGACCCGCAGGTCCACCCGGTCCACCGCGACCAGCGAACCGTACCGGCGGACCACCGCCTCGGCCGTCAACAGTGCCGTCATCGTCTCTCCCCGTTCGACACGTGCGCGGCGCCGACGGGTTCGCCCCGGGACGGGCGGCCCTGGATTCCCGTCCCGGGGCGATCCCCCGGCCCGGTCCGGCCCCGCGAGCGGGACCTGACCAGGTTGGCGAGTTCGGTCGAGGAACCGGCCACGCCACGGGGGAAGAGATAGGCGGTCAGCACGAAGAGACCGCCGAGCAGCAGCGGCGCGTACCCGGGCAGCAGGCCGGAGAGCCAGTCCCGTACCGCGACCACCAGGGCGGTGCCGACGATCGCGCCGCCGATCGACGCCGCACCACCGATCACGACGCCGAGCAGCAGCAGCGCGGAGACGTCGAAGCCGAAGTCGGCCGGCGAGACGTACTGCTGTGCGGTGATCAGCAGTGAACCGGCCACCCCCGCCACGGCACCCGCCCCGACGAAGGTCACCGCCAGGTAACCGGTGACCCGGTGTCCGGAGGCGCGGGTCCGCGCCTCGTCGTCCCGGCTGGCCCGCAACAGCAGCCCTGCCGGCGTACGCAGCAGCATCACCATGGCCGCTATCACCACCCCGACCACGACCAGCGTGTACAGATAGCGTGCCCGGTCACTGGCCAGCGGAGCCATGCCCCAGACGGGCTGGATCGCCGGGATTCCGGCGAGCCCGTCGGTCCCTCCGGTGACGGACGTCCACCGACCGGCGGCGGTCACCGTCAGTTCACCGATGGCCAGGGTAATCATCAGGACGACCACGCCTCGGGCGTACACCACCAGCGGGACGGTGAGCAGGGCGAAGAGTGCCCCGACCGCCGCCCCGGCGAACACCTGCACCACCCCGACCGGCGAGACGTGCATCGCGACCAGGGCACTGGCGTAGGCACCGGCGGCGTACGGCCCGGTCTGGCCGAGCGTGGGCAGCCCGGCCAGCCCGGTCAGCAGCGCCACGCTCACCCCGACCAGCCCCAGCACCAGGGTGCGGGCGAAGAGCGAGGTGGTGTAGGCGTCCACCGACCAGGGCACCGCCACGGCGGCGGCGAGCAGCCCGGCTCCCCCGGCCCGGACCAGCCAACGGCGGACGGCCGGGCTCATGTCGTACTCCCGGCGCGCAGCCGCAGGAACCGACCCGGCAGCCCACGGGCCCGGACGGCCAGCACCAGGGCCATCGCCGCGAAGAGCAGGAACGGCGCGGCGGTCGGCGCCAGCGCGACGCCGAGGCTCTGGATCTCGCCGACCGCGAGGGCGGCCAGCAGGGTGCCCTGGACCGAGCCGAGGCCGCCGAGCACCACCACGACCAGCGAGAGCAGCAGCACGGTGTCGGCGGTCGTCGGGGCCGGACCGATGATCGGGGCGCCGAGCACCCCGGCGGCGCCGGCCAGCGCGCCGGCCGCGCCGAGCACGCCGAGCCGGATCCGGGCCGGGTTCACCCCGAGGCAGGCGACCATGTCGGCGTCGTCGACCGCCGCCCGGACCAGCATCCCGGCCCGGGTCCTGGCCACCGCCAGCCAGAGCAGCACCGCGATCAGCGCCGCCACCCCGATGAAGACCAGCCGGTACGCCGCGTACCGGTGCCCGGCCACCTCCACCGAACGGTCCAGCGCGGCGGGAATGTGCACCGGAAGGCTGTCCGGACCGAAGGCGGTGACCAGCAGGGCGCCCCCGGCGAGCGCGACCCCGAAGGTCAGCAGCGCCTGGGTCAGGTGGTCCCGCCGGGCGACCGGCGCGAGCAGGCCCGCGAGCAGACCTCCCGCACCGGCCGCCGCCAGCGTCCCCACGCCCAGGGCGAGCAGCAGACTCCCCCAGCCGCCGTCCAGCACCGCCGCGGCGAGGTACGCGCCGATCGCGTACAGCAGGCCGTGCGCCAGGTTGAGGATGTTCGCCACGCCGAAGCAGAACACCAGCCCGGATGCCGCGACGAAGAGCAGCAGCCCGTAGGCGACGCCGTCCAGCGCCGGGATCAGGTACGGGTCGACCGGGCCGAGTACCCGTGCCGCTTGCAGCATCATCCGCCCACGGTCGCCAGGTCACCGACAACCGTGTTGGAGAGCGCCCGCCCGTCCTGCCGGACCTGCCGCAGATACCACTTCTGCACCGGCGAGTGCGTCTCCTTGGAGAACTGCCAGGTGCCGCGCGGGCTGTCGATCTGGCCGAGCCCGGCGATCGCCTTGTTGATCTCCTCCGGGGTGGGGTTCTCGCCGGCCGCGCCGATCGCCTTGTCCAGCACCGCCGCCGCGTCGTACGAGGCCATCGCGTAGGTGGTCGGCGAACCGTCGTGGTTCTCCTTCCAGGCGGCGACGAAGGAGCGGTTCTCGGCGTTGTCCAGGTCGGGCGAGTAGTTGAGTACGGAGTAGATGTTCCGGGCCGCCTCGCCCTGGGCGTTCAGCACACCGCCCTCGGTGAGGAAGCCGGCGGCGTAGAGCGGCAGGTCCTTGATCTCCGACTGGGCGTACTGCTTGACGAAGTCGACGGCGGCGTTGCCGGCGTAGAAGGTGAAGACCGCCTCCGCACCGGACGCCTTGATCTTCGCGAAGTACGGCAGGAAGTTCGTCGTCTGCGGGAACGGCGTCCAGAGCGTCTTGCCGTCCGGGTTGGCGAGCTTGCCGCCGATCTCGGTGAAGGTCTCGGTGAAGCCGCGCAGCTCGTCCCAGCCGCCCTGGTAGTTCGGGCCGATCGCGAAGACCTCGCCCTTGACGTTGTCCCGCACGTACTCGGCGATCGCCGCGCCCGGCTCGTCGGAGAGGTAGGAGGTGAACCAGGACCGGGAGACGTCCTTCAGCCCGGGGTTGCCGTTGGAGCCGACGAACGGGATCTTCGCCTCGGCGAGCACCGGGGCGACCCCGGCCACCGAACCGCCGCCGACGATGCCGGTGAGCGCCTGCACCCGATCCTGTTTGATCAGCTTCGTCGCCGCCGGTACGGCGGTCTGCGCGCCGTTGCCCTCGTCGGCGACGATCAGGTCGACCTTGTGGCCGCCGAGCTTGCCGTCGTGCATCCGCAGGTAGAGCTCGAATCCGTCGCGGATCTCCGTGCCGACCGCCTCGTAGGTGCCGGAGAGTGAGGCGAGCAGACCGATCTTTATCGTGCCCGGCGTGCCGCCGGTGTCGCCGCCGCTGTTGCAGGCGCTGCCGGCCACGGTCAACCCGAGGGCGAGCAGCGCGCCGGTCAGGGCGCGACGCCGGCTCGTACCGGTGGGGAAAGGCATGACTTCTCCAGTCGAGGGGTGAGGAAGGTTGTGGGGAAGGTGTGCTCGTGGTGGTGGGTCGCCGGAACTGGCTCCGGACCCGGGTACCCCCCGCCGCGTCAGCGTCGCTGCGCCACCGCGGCGCGGGCGGCCGGCGTCAGTACGTCTCCAATCCGGTTCGCCAGTTCTGTCATCTCGTAGGAGACCTTGCCGACGTCGCAGGTGGGCGCCGCGAGCACGAGCAGCGAGGCACCGTCGTTGAACGCCATCGAGAACATGAAGCCGCCCTCGAGCTGGGTGACGTTGGAGATCACTGCACCCGCCTCGAAGAAGCCCGCCGCGCCCCGGAGCAGGCTGACCAGGCCGCTGCCGGTGGCCGCGAGCTGGTCGGCCCGGTCCGGCGGCAGGTTGCGGGTGGACGCCACCATCAGGCCGTCGCTGGAGATGGCGATCGCGTGGCTGACCTCCGGGGCCCGCTCGACGAAACTGTCCAGCATCCAGCCGAGATCTCGTTGGTTCACGTAGTACTCCCTGTCGCGTCGCTTGTCGCCGAGGCGTTCACCAGCTTGGGACGGCGGGCGGCCACGCCCCGGGCGTAGGCGGCCATCGCGTTGGCCACCTCGGCCGGGTCGCGGTGCTCCGAGACCGGCTGCTGTTCCGGTGGCGGGGCGACGCCGCCCGGCACGAGGTGCCGCTGCGGCTGACGGATCGGGAGCCCGGACGGAGTGGTCCCGGAGATGTCCGGGTTGACCAGCTCGGTGGCCGCCCGCCACCCGTCGTCACCCCGGGTCTGCCAGCCCGTCGCGGCGTAGCCACCGTTGGATCCGTCGGTCCCGTTGGACGCACCGACCGGCGGGCCGGCCGGAACGGGACTGCTCGGCACCGGGGTTCCCGCGCCGTTGCCGGTGGCGGCCCCGGCCGGCGGGCTCGACCGGTCGGTACGGAACCAGTTGTTGACCTGCTCGAAGATGACGAGTTCCTGGGTCGGGTCGTCACCCCGGTCCGTCCGCTGGGCCGCCGGCCGGAAGACCGACGTGGCCGGCAGGGCCCGCTCCGCGACCGGTCGCCGGGCCGGATCGTTCGGGCCGACCGTGGACGAGGCGGCCGGCACGGCGGTACCGCGCACCCGGCCCTCCGGCATCGTCGAGAGCCGGCCGGGCGCCAGCAACTGGGTCTCCGGCGGTACCGGCCGGATCAGCGTCGCCGGCAACGAGATCTCGGCGATGGTGCCGAGCTTGGGGCCGGGCCGCAGTTCGACCGTCACCCCCAGCCGGCCGGCGAGTTGGCCGACCACGACCAGACCCATTGCCCGGACCGCCGCCACGTCGGTGGCCGGTGGCCGGGCCAGCAGGTCGTTGAGCTGTGCCAGCCGTTGCAGCGAGAGCCCCACACCCTCGTCGCTGACCTGCACGATGACCCGGTCGCCGAGGCTGCGCGCGGTCACCCACGCCTCGGTCTCCGGCGGCGAGTACGTGGTCGCGTTGTCCATCAGCTCGGCGAGCAGGTGCACCACCTCGTCGACCTTGTCGGCCGCGACCGCCACGTCCGGGTCGACGACGCCGATCCGGACCCGGGTGTAGTGCTCGATCTGGGACAGCGCCGCCTGGACGACCTTCTGCATCGGTACGTCCTCGTGGCGTACCCGCCCGACGCCCACACCGCCGAGCACCAGGAGGCTGGCGTTGATCCGTCCCATCCGGGTCGCCAGGCTGTCCAGGGTGTAGAGCTGCTGCAACCGCTCCGGGTCGGTCTCGTCCTGCTCGACCTTGTCCACCTGGGCGAGTACCGCGTCCACCAGGCGCTGCTCGCGGCGGCTGAGGTGGACGAAGATGTCGGCGGTGTTGGCCCGCATGACCGCCTGCTCGGCGGCGGTCCGGACGGCGGCCTGGTGCACGGCGGTGAACGCCTGGCCCACCTCGCCGATCTCGTCCCCGCTGGTGGCCTCCAGTGTGGAGGCGGACGCCCGGGCCAGGGCCTCCGGGTGGATGCCGGCACTGTCGAGGCTGCGCAGTTCGGCGACCATCGCCGGCAGCTCGGTGTACGCGACGGAGTGCGCCGCGTCCCGCAGCCGCCGCAGCCGTCGGGTGATCTGCCGGGCGACCGCCCAGGTGACCAGTACGGTCAGCAGCAGCGCGACCGCCATCGCGGCGCCCTCGGCGACGGCCCGCCAGCGTTGCTCGACCCGGGCGGCGTCCACATCGGCCAGTACGGCGGCGTCGACCCGCTGCTGCACCTCGAAGAGCCGGGCGGCCCAGCCCTGGGTGGCCCCGATCCAGGCGTTGGTGCCGACCTCCAGCGGGGCGCCGATCTCGGCCCGGGAGACCTGGTCCTGGAGGCGTTGCAGGGTGAGCGCCTCCTTGCCGCTGCCGGCCTGTTCCCACCAGACCTGCCACTGGCCGGGCGCGAGGCCGAGGAAGGCCAGGCTGGATTCGGTGAAGCCGGTCCGGGCGGCGGTGATGTCCTGCTGCATCGCCGGGGTGAGCTGGCCGGCGGCGATGGCCCGCAGCACGGCCACCTGTTGCTGACCGAGCGCCTCCGCGGTCTTCGACAGCGCGGCGGCGGCCCGGATCCCGTCCGCGACCTCGGCGGAGACGACACCCTGGGCGATCGACTCCCGGTAGGCGAGCAGGTCGGCGATGATGATCCGGTAGCTGAACGTGGTGGCGGAGACGGCCGCGTGCGCGGCGGTACGCACCTGGGTACGCAGCGGCGGCAGGTCGGCCAGCGCGTTGTCGATCCGGGCCAGCACGACGCCCGGTCCGGTGGCCGGCTCGGGGGCGAGCGCGCGTTGGCGCTGGTAGCGCGCGACGATCTCGTCGGTGTCGGCGGCCTGCCGGGCGTAGGTGTCCTGCTGGCGGGGCGTGGCGGCGGTGAGCAGGTCGGCCGCGGCCGCCCGTTCCCGCTGGAGTTGATAGGCCAGCCGACCGGCCTCGGCGCCGAGTTGGGCCAGTACGCCGAGGTCGCTGGCCTGGTTGGCCTGCCGGGCGCTGTCTGCCAGCGCGAGTCCGGCGAACCCGACGACCGCCACTAACGGCGCGGCCACGATGATGCGCATCCGAGAGGCGATCTTCCAGCCGCGTCGGGGTACGGGCTGGGGTCGGGCCGCGTGGGATCGGGTGGTCGAGGCCAAGACTGACTCCCACGGCTCGTCATCGAGGAGATCTGCATCTTGCAGTTAGCAAGTCCCATTGCGCCGGACCGGCGAGGCGGACAACAGGGTTATCCGTGGTACAAACAGCTCGTACCACTATCTGTACCCGCCGATGAACAGGCAGTTACCTATGCAGGCAGCGGTACCCGCCGGGCCTCGCCGGAACCCCCGCCGACCGCTGCCGCCGCTGTGCCGTGACTCAGCGAACCCCCGGGTCGGGAGGGGTTCAGTGCCGGCGGCGCAGCGCGCCGACCCGACCGCGCCGGTGTGACTCGACGAAGGGCCGGCGGGGCTCGCCGGCCGCCGGCCGCCGCGACTCGGCCGCCGGCTGCCGGGACGCCTCCGCCGACGGCGGCTCCGCCGAGGGGCCGGCGTCGTCGCCGTGCAGCCGGTGTACCTGCGCCGCGAGGCGGTCCGCCTCCTCGGAGAGCCGGTCCGCCTCCACCGGCGGCCGCTCGGAGCCGGCCGGGAAGTGCACCCGCAACATCTGGTCGATCAGGTCCCGCAGCTCGTCGATCGCGTCCACCACGGACTGTCGCTCCCCGACGGCGGTCACGGGATCGGCTCCGGTCCCGTCCGGACCGCCGGCCGCGCCACCGCGCGGCCCGCGCCGCCCGTCCGCGGCGATCTGTTCGACCGCCACCCGGGGCCAGAGCGCGGTGAGCAGACCCCCGGTCCCGAGTACGTCGTCACAGCGCACGGCCAGCTCCTGGCTGCCGTACCGGCGACCCGCCTCGACCGCCGCCACCGTCTCCCGGCTGAACCGCACGCGGTCGGCGAGGGCGCGCTGGGTCAACCCCTTGCGGGTACGCCAGCGGCGCAGTTCGCGCTGGAACTGTCGGGTGGCCATCGATTCCGCGGTACCTGACGACGCAGCGTCCATTTGCTCACCTTCGTTGGTCAGCGATCCGATCAGTCGCACCAGGTCATGAGACGCCGGGACAGATCATGACCCGGCATTTGCCGGGGCCAATTCTTACCGTCGCAGCGACGGGTGTGAAGGCTTACGCGCCACCTATCGTTGACGGTAAGTGAAAAACCTCGCACGC from Plantactinospora sp. BC1 carries:
- a CDS encoding helix-turn-helix transcriptional regulator, whose protein sequence is MATRQFQRELRRWRTRKGLTQRALADRVRFSRETVAAVEAGRRYGSQELAVRCDDVLGTGGLLTALWPRVAVEQIAADGRRGPRGGAAGGPDGTGADPVTAVGERQSVVDAIDELRDLIDQMLRVHFPAGSERPPVEADRLSEEADRLAAQVHRLHGDDAGPSAEPPSAEASRQPAAESRRPAAGEPRRPFVESHRRGRVGALRRRH
- a CDS encoding nitrate- and nitrite sensing domain-containing protein translates to MRIIVAAPLVAVVGFAGLALADSARQANQASDLGVLAQLGAEAGRLAYQLQRERAAAADLLTAATPRQQDTYARQAADTDEIVARYQRQRALAPEPATGPGVVLARIDNALADLPPLRTQVRTAAHAAVSATTFSYRIIIADLLAYRESIAQGVVSAEVADGIRAAAALSKTAEALGQQQVAVLRAIAAGQLTPAMQQDITAARTGFTESSLAFLGLAPGQWQVWWEQAGSGKEALTLQRLQDQVSRAEIGAPLEVGTNAWIGATQGWAARLFEVQQRVDAAVLADVDAARVEQRWRAVAEGAAMAVALLLTVLVTWAVARQITRRLRRLRDAAHSVAYTELPAMVAELRSLDSAGIHPEALARASASTLEATSGDEIGEVGQAFTAVHQAAVRTAAEQAVMRANTADIFVHLSRREQRLVDAVLAQVDKVEQDETDPERLQQLYTLDSLATRMGRINASLLVLGGVGVGRVRHEDVPMQKVVQAALSQIEHYTRVRIGVVDPDVAVAADKVDEVVHLLAELMDNATTYSPPETEAWVTARSLGDRVIVQVSDEGVGLSLQRLAQLNDLLARPPATDVAAVRAMGLVVVGQLAGRLGVTVELRPGPKLGTIAEISLPATLIRPVPPETQLLAPGRLSTMPEGRVRGTAVPAASSTVGPNDPARRPVAERALPATSVFRPAAQRTDRGDDPTQELVIFEQVNNWFRTDRSSPPAGAATGNGAGTPVPSSPVPAGPPVGASNGTDGSNGGYAATGWQTRGDDGWRAATELVNPDISGTTPSGLPIRQPQRHLVPGGVAPPPEQQPVSEHRDPAEVANAMAAYARGVAARRPKLVNASATSDATGSTT